A genomic region of Homalodisca vitripennis isolate AUS2020 chromosome 5, UT_GWSS_2.1, whole genome shotgun sequence contains the following coding sequences:
- the LOC124362477 gene encoding protein ALP1-like isoform X2, whose protein sequence is MEFGEYHHLFPQLKKYPDRFFQYTRMDYSTFEYILNLISPHMEVKYTNFVKQPIECDEKLLITLRYLATGASFRSLSFTFRIGASTVSKIVIETEKQLWNVLQPIHMLVPTSDTFLRTSQEFYNIWNFPNCIGCIDVKHVRIISPPHSGTMFYNYKKFYSIALQGVCDAQYRFSMIDVGGFGKQNDGATLAASDMYLKIKNNQLNIPDDSYLPGTYVKTSLVFLGDEAYPLSLRLLTPYPADNLTMEKTAYNFRHSRARKTIECTFGILYSKWRILSKSIEAKHETADHIVKAVCVLQNTIIDREGFERHLSEVIPGEKTRGYTEPVPRRRGRHLTAAMLLRDTFKAYFQENPIKFKKDNEQ, encoded by the exons ATGGAATTTGGAGAGTACCACCATCTGTTTCCCCAGTTGAAGAAATATCCAGATAGATTTTTCCAGTACACCAGAATGGATTACAGTACCTTTGAATATATATTGAACTTAATTTCTCCTCATATGGAggtcaaatatacaaattttgtaaagcAGCCGATTGAATGTGACGAGAAGCTACTTATTACACTCAG ATATCTGGCTACCGGCGCATCTTTTAGAAGCCTATCATTCACATTTAGAATTGGAGCTTCAACAGTAAGCAAAATAGTAATCGAAACTGAGAAACAACTATGGAATGTTTTGCAACCAATACACATGCTTGTACCTACGTCAGATACGTTTCTTCGCACCAGCCAAGAGTTCTACAATATTTGGAATTTCCCAAATTGTATTGGATGCATAGATGTCAAACACGTTAGAATTATTTCCCCTCCACATTCTGGAACGATGTTCTACaactacaaaaagttttattcaatagCATTACAAGGTGTTTGTGACGCTCAGTACAGATTTTCTATGATCGATGTTGGAGGATTCGGTAAACAGAACGATGGAGCAACACTAGCAGCTTCAGAtatgtacttaaaaattaaaaataatcagctAAATATTCCAGATGATAGTTATTTACCAGGGACATACGTCAAAACATCTTTGGTTTTTCTAGGCGATGAAGCTTATCCTCTGTCCCTTCGATTATTAACACCTTACCCAGCTGACAACCTAACGATGGAAAAAACTGCATACAACTTTCGGCACTCAAGGGCGAGAAAAACAATTGAGTGTACATTCGGAATATTGTATTCAAAATGGAGAATACTCTCAAAGAGTATTGAAGCTAAACACGAGACTGCCGATCACATAGTTAAAGCTGTTTGTGttcttcaaaatacaataattgacaGAGAAGGATTTGAAAGACATTTGAGCGAGGTAATACCTGGTGAAAAGACTCGAGGCTATACCGAACCTGTGCCAAGACGAAGGGGCCGACACCTAACTGCAGCAATGCTTTTACGTGATACATTCAAGGCATATTTCCAGGAAAACCCCATCAAATTTAAGAAAGACAATgagcaataa
- the LOC124362477 gene encoding protein ALP1-like isoform X1 translates to MSSDSDDDFVLYENSALKMIVLGNRSCAVHPVNRQRMEFGEYHHLFPQLKKYPDRFFQYTRMDYSTFEYILNLISPHMEVKYTNFVKQPIECDEKLLITLRYLATGASFRSLSFTFRIGASTVSKIVIETEKQLWNVLQPIHMLVPTSDTFLRTSQEFYNIWNFPNCIGCIDVKHVRIISPPHSGTMFYNYKKFYSIALQGVCDAQYRFSMIDVGGFGKQNDGATLAASDMYLKIKNNQLNIPDDSYLPGTYVKTSLVFLGDEAYPLSLRLLTPYPADNLTMEKTAYNFRHSRARKTIECTFGILYSKWRILSKSIEAKHETADHIVKAVCVLQNTIIDREGFERHLSEVIPGEKTRGYTEPVPRRRGRHLTAAMLLRDTFKAYFQENPIKFKKDNEQ, encoded by the exons ATGTCTTCAGACAGTGATGACGATTTTGTGTTGTATGAGAATAGTGCACTGAAAATGATTGTTTTAGGTAATAGAAGTTGTGCAGTGCACCCTGTAAATAGGCAGCGTATGGAATTTGGAGAGTACCACCATCTGTTTCCCCAGTTGAAGAAATATCCAGATAGATTTTTCCAGTACACCAGAATGGATTACAGTACCTTTGAATATATATTGAACTTAATTTCTCCTCATATGGAggtcaaatatacaaattttgtaaagcAGCCGATTGAATGTGACGAGAAGCTACTTATTACACTCAG ATATCTGGCTACCGGCGCATCTTTTAGAAGCCTATCATTCACATTTAGAATTGGAGCTTCAACAGTAAGCAAAATAGTAATCGAAACTGAGAAACAACTATGGAATGTTTTGCAACCAATACACATGCTTGTACCTACGTCAGATACGTTTCTTCGCACCAGCCAAGAGTTCTACAATATTTGGAATTTCCCAAATTGTATTGGATGCATAGATGTCAAACACGTTAGAATTATTTCCCCTCCACATTCTGGAACGATGTTCTACaactacaaaaagttttattcaatagCATTACAAGGTGTTTGTGACGCTCAGTACAGATTTTCTATGATCGATGTTGGAGGATTCGGTAAACAGAACGATGGAGCAACACTAGCAGCTTCAGAtatgtacttaaaaattaaaaataatcagctAAATATTCCAGATGATAGTTATTTACCAGGGACATACGTCAAAACATCTTTGGTTTTTCTAGGCGATGAAGCTTATCCTCTGTCCCTTCGATTATTAACACCTTACCCAGCTGACAACCTAACGATGGAAAAAACTGCATACAACTTTCGGCACTCAAGGGCGAGAAAAACAATTGAGTGTACATTCGGAATATTGTATTCAAAATGGAGAATACTCTCAAAGAGTATTGAAGCTAAACACGAGACTGCCGATCACATAGTTAAAGCTGTTTGTGttcttcaaaatacaataattgacaGAGAAGGATTTGAAAGACATTTGAGCGAGGTAATACCTGGTGAAAAGACTCGAGGCTATACCGAACCTGTGCCAAGACGAAGGGGCCGACACCTAACTGCAGCAATGCTTTTACGTGATACATTCAAGGCATATTTCCAGGAAAACCCCATCAAATTTAAGAAAGACAATgagcaataa